The genomic region ACTGTGGCGCCAGGAGATATTCGGAACGGCCGGTGGCGAACACCGGTTGTCGTAACGGCCGGGAGCGAACACCGGTTGTCGTGGTCATCGGGTGAGCGATCGGGTGTGCCCCCGCGGGTCCCCGCCCGCGTTGCCGGTCGGGGACCCGCGGTGGGGCACGCGCGGGACACGGAGGTACGCGCGATACGGGACGCCGGCCGAGGCCGGTTCGTCAGACCGTGCCGTCCAGGACGCCGCGGGTTCTCAGGGCAGCCTTGAGGGCTCTGATCGCGTAGTAGGAACGGGATTTCACCGTGCCCGGAGGTACGCCCAGGTGTTCCGCGGCATCGGCCACGCTGTATCTGGAGTAGTGCATCAGCCGGATGACTTCCTCGTGCTGCGCGCTCAGTTCGCGCAGGGCGTTCCGCACCACCTGTGAGGTGAGCATCCGGTCTATGTGATCGGCGGTCGGGGTCTCCGGCCGTTCCGTCGCGGGCACCTCCGTCGGGCGTATCTGCCGCGACCGGTGGTGATCGATCACCAGGTTGCGTACGACGGTGAACAGCCAGGGGCGGGCCGCGTCCGCGTCCCGCAGGATGTCCAGGTGGTTCAACGCCCTCGCGGCGGCCTCCTGGACGACGTCCTCCGCCTGGTGCCAGTCGCCTCCGAGAAGCCGGGCCGCGTACCGCAGCAGATCCGCGCCGTGCTGTTCGTACAGTTCACGGACGAATGCCTCGCGGTCGGCGCCCTCGCTCGCCGATGCCGGAAGTGATGTGGGGGGCTCGGTGGAAGCGCCGACGGCATCCATGATGCGCCTCATGGCATGGAGTCCTTGTATGAGAAATGGTGCATATCGCGTGTCCACGCCTCGCGTGACATACCTACGTTCGTAGAAAGGGCTTGCCCGCAGCTTGTCATCGGATTGTCGCGGGAGCGGCAGGGGGGCGGGCGCCGGGCGGGGCAGCCCCGTCACCGCGTGGCTCGTCGAGCGCCGGTGCGGCGAAATCTGACGCACAGTGAACCGGCACGCCAGGCTCCTCGTTGAGCCAGCCGAAAGCGTCCGCGGCCCGCCGACGAGTGGGCCGCCCGCTCCGCGAGACACCGGCCGAGCCGTGTCCGTCTCCTACCGACCGGCATCCGGCCGTGGCTCTTCGGCACGCGGCGGCCAGAGGATCATCTCGCCGCATCCATCCATTTTCACGAGAAACCAGAGGCGTTGTGGCACATTTCAGGATGAAGCAACCCACCGGCAGGCGGTCACGGAAGCGCCGTGCGGTCACGGGAATCGCGGTCACCTCGGCGGCTCTGCTCACGCTGGGCGCATCGACCACGTCGACCGCGACGGCCGCCGGCGACGGACCCAACTACGTGGCGCTCGGCGACTCCTACGCCTCCGGGGCCGGACTTGCCGGAGTGAAGGACAAGGCCTGCGACCGTACGACCGGGAGCTACGCCAGCCTGGTCGCCCGGTCCCAAGCGGTGGCGGGGCTGAACCGCGCCTTCAAGGACGTCACTTGCAGCGGTGCCACCACCCGCAGTATCTGGAACCACCAGGGCGACGCGCCTCCCCAGGCCAACGCCCTCACTCCCCACACGAAGCTCGTCACGCTGACCTTGGGCGGCAATGACGTCGGCTTCGTCAACGTGCTCACCACCTGCGCGACCGTCGCCTCGTCCGATCGGAACGGCAGCCCCTGCAAGGGGTACTTCACGGCGGGCGGCAAGGACGTCCTGGGCGAGCGCATCAACACCATGGAGGGGCGCATCCGCGGTGTGCTCGCCGACGTCAGGCGACGCAGCCCGGACGCCAAGGTGGTCGTCGTCGGTTACCCCGCGGTCTTCCCCGACAACGGGGTCGGCTGCGCGGAAGTCCCCTTCGCCAAGGGTGACTTCGCCTTCCTGCGGGACACGACGAAGAAGCTGAACCGGGCGTTGCAGCGCCAGGCGGCGGCGGGCGGCGCGGGCATGTCCTTCGCGGACACCTACTCGGCGACGGTTGGCCACGACATGTGCCGGCCCCGCGACCGTCGGTGGATCGAGTCCCTGACGCCTGCCGCGAACACCCTGTCCGCGCACCCCAACAGCACCGGCCAGCTCGTCATGGCATTCGCCGCGCTGGACCGGATATTCAAGCCGTAGTACCGCGCCGACGCGTCGGTGCCGCTCCGGTGCCGACGCGTCGACCGTCACCGTCACCGTCGCCGTCGCCGTCAGGTGATTTCCCGGCCGGTTGTCGCGGCGGAGGCGGGCCCGCCCACCCTCTGCCGCGACGACCGGGCCGTCACGGTTCGCAGTCTTCGTGGCCTGGAGCGAACCGGAGGCGGAGAGTGCCCGTAGTGCCTTGTGCAGGCCCAGGCGGGCCATGGCAATTCACTTCTGTTCGTATCCGGGAACCATGAGGGCGTATGCAATCACATTCCGCGGCTGTCATCGCCGGGCGCACGGGCGGCGGGCTCTCCGACGCCGTGTTCGACAGAGCGGCCCAACGGCCCGGATTCGTTCAGTTGTCGCGAAGAGTGGGTGACCGCTGGATCGATATGACGGCGGGACAGTTCGCGGAAGCGGTGATGGATTTGTCCCGAGGGCTCCTGGCCCGTGACATCGCCACCGGGGACAGGGTGGGGATTCTGTCGGCGAACCGCTACGAGTGGACCCTTTTCGACTACGCGCTGTGGACCATCGGCGCCATACCCGTACCGCTGCACCACACGTCCTCCTCCGAACAGATCGAACGGGCGCTTTCCGAGACCCGGGCTGTGGCGTGCGTCATCGAGAATGAAGAGCACAAGGAAAAGGTCGACGCGGAAACGCATCTCCTTCCGGCGCTCCGTGACATCTGGCAACTCGACAAGGGAATCGTCGACCTGCTCGTGCACGAGGGCCGACGGGTGGACGCCCGGCAGGTGGAGGAGCGACGCGACTCGGTCGGGCCGAACACCCCGGCCACGATCGTGTACACCGCCGGGACGACCGGCGCACCCAAAGAATGCCTGATCACCCATGGAAACCTGGCAGCGCAGGCGGATGCCTTCATGCATCACACCCAGGCAACCATCCGGGCGTCACCGAGGGGCCGGACGGCGTCGACGCTCCTCTCCCTCCCCCTTTCCCAGGTGTACGGACGCACGGCCCAGATCTGCGCGGTCAGGCATGGAGTACAACTGGCCCACAGTTCGTCGATGAAGCCGTCGACCCTGCTGGACGACCTGCGGTCGTTCCGGCCCACGCTTCTGCTCGCGGTTCCCGAGTTTTACGAGGGCATTTTTCACGCGGCTCAACTGGCCGCCGCCGAGCGGAATCGAGAAAAATCCTTCCTGCGGGCGGTGAGGACCGCCAGAGAATACGCCCTCGCACACGAGGGGCACATCTTCGGCGACGGCCCGCGCCCCTCCGCCCGACTTCGACTGCGCCGCGCCTTCTACGATCTCCTGGTCTACCGAAAGATCCGTCGGTCGTTCGGTGGCCGGGTGCGCAACTCCATATCCGGGGGCTCATCCCTTCGGCGGGACATCGGCCTGTTCTTCTTCGGGTCGGGAATCGCCGTACACGAGGGATACGGTCTCACCGAGTCCTCCGCCGGTATTACGTGCAACCCGCCGGGCCGTATCAAATTCGGCACCGTCGGGCAGGCGATCGACGGCGTCGACATTCGCATCGCGCAGGACGGCGAGATCATGCTGCGGGGCCCGCAGATTTCCCCCGGAAGCCTGGTCGATTCCTCGCCGGAGCCGGGCGCCCGCGAGGACGGCTGGCTGCGTACCGGCGATCTGGGCCGCTCGGACGGAGACGGCTATCTCTACATCACCGGCCGCAAGAAGACGGTCATCGTGACGAGTGGTGCTGTGCGCGTCTCCCCCGAACCGCTCGAAGAGCGTGTGCGCGCCCACGCCTTCATCGCCCAGTGTCTCCTGGTCGGTCAGGGGCGCCCCTATCTCACGGCCCTCATCACCCTCGACTGGCAGGTTGTCGAGCACCTCTTCTCGTTCACCCGGCTCGAACGCTCGGATCTGGTGCGTACGCACGTCATCCGGCAGGAGATACAGCGCGCCGTGGACCGGGCGAACGCCACCGTTCCCGGATCCGAGGCCATCCAGGACTTCCGCATCCTGTCCGACACGTTCACCGTCCGCAACGGGACGCTCACCTCGGGCCAGAGGGTCAGGCGTGCCGAGGCGGAGGCCGAGTACCGCGGCGTCATCGACGCGATGTACGGCACCGCCGACGTCACCACGGGACGGGCGGTACGCACCCATGGCTGACGGGGCGGTTCCCGGACCGGGCGAGCCCGGATCGTCCGCGGCGACTCTCCCCGAAGGAGGACGCCGACGGCTTCTGCCGCCGTCCCGCGCGGTGCGCCGGCTCCCTGCCTGCGCACTCGCGCTGGGAGCCACCATCGCGTTGCCCCATGCCGACGAACCGGGCGAAGGCAGTCCTGTCAGGGTCGCGACCGGCCGAGTCTGTCTCTCCACGCTCACGTCCGAGCTGGAACTCTCCTGCGGGACCTACGGGTTCGGGGATCTCCGCCATGTCTGCCGGACGGACGCCACCAGCGTCCGGTGCGCGCGGACCAGCGCGGTGACCGTGCGCAACACCGGATACTCCGTCGTGTACGTCACCGCCATCAGCGGGCCCCGGCAGGGTGTCCGGGAGCAAGGGAAGGACCAGACGCTCGCTCCGAAACAGTCGGCCACCCTCAGCCCCGGAGCGGCAAGGATCCTCTTCGACATCACCATGCGCCGTACGGGAGATGCGCCCGGCCGCATTGAAGTGACCCACGTGAAGTGACCTGACCTGGCGACCTGGCGACCTGGCCCAGTGGAGTGACGGGGAAGGGCCGGAGACGGGCCGGGAAGGGCCGGGGACGAGGCTCTCAGGCGTGCCGTACCGGCAGGTGGACCACGTTCTTCCGGCCGGCAGCGGCCCCGCCCGGCTCCGCCCCGACGGCCACGCGCAGCACCGCTTCTCTCCCGCTGTCCGGTGCCCGTTCCGCGTCCGCACGGCTCGCGAGGGCACGGGAGAGCCACTCACCGGCCTTGTCCACCTCGTTCCGTTCGAGGCACGCGTATCCGGCTCTCAGGGCGGCGTGGGAGAGATCGTGCTCGTCGACGAGCGGCCCGGCGGCGACGGCATGCTCGGCGACGCATTCGACACTGCTGCCGGGGCGGGCAACCAGCTCCTGATACGCCGCCGCGTGCAACTCGCAGCTGCGCGCACGGCTCAGGCCCGCGTCCAGCACCGCCCGGACCAGCCCGCAGGAGAAGCGGTACGCGCCGGACGACCGTGGCGTACCGCCCGCGGACCACACCACAAGCCCGGACTCGGCGGCGACGTCCAGGCCGGAGAGTACGGCCTCCCTCGGGAGCGAGGCCATCGCCGCCAGCACCGGCACGTCCAGCTCGTCCCCGGTGACGGCGGCGATCTCCAGAAGCCGCCGCACCTCGGGAGCGAGGGCCCGCAGCCGGGCCTGGACGACTGACGTCACGGAGGCCGGGATCGTGTGATCCGGACCCGTCCGGTGGCCGGCGGACAGGCGCAGGAGTTCGGCGAGGAAGAACGCGTTGCCGCCCGTCAGTTGATGCAGCGCGGCCGCTTCCGACCGCAGATCGTCAACGGCGACGCCTGCACCGTCACCGAGCCCGCCACCGCCACCGGAACCGGCACCAGCACCAGCACCAGCACCAGCGTTCGAGCGAAGTACCCCGGCGATGTCCTCAAGGGTCAGCGGCTGGAGTTCGAAGCGTTCCGCCTCGCACCGGGCGAGAACCGCGAGAAGGTCCTCGGTGCCGGGTTCATCGCCGGCATCGACAGCGCACACGACCAGCAATGGCGCGTCCCGTACCACCGCGGCACACGTGGCAAGTTCGTTCATCACCGCCGGGGTGGCGCCCTGGACATCGTCGATGAGGCAGAGCACGGGCCGCTTGCCCCCGGCCTCGCTCGCGTCCGGCTCGTCCTGTCCGATCCCCAGCGGATTCCCGAGTTCACCCTCGTACGCGCCAAGTCCCCCCAGGGTCCTGTTGACCGCGGTTCCCCCGGCCAGGCGGACGGCCTGGGACTTCTTCGGATGGCGGACCCAGCGCACGCTGAACCCGTGCTGTTCGGCCTCGGCGCCGAGCACTTCCAGGAGACGGGTCTTGCCGGTACCCGCTCCTCCCGATACCACGGCCCACCGGGTACGGCCGACGCGTGCGGCGGACAGCAGTTCGGTCAGCCGGGACAGTTCGGCCTCGCGTCCGGCCAGCGCTGCCCGTCCCGGGAGAGGGGTCTCGCGCGTCACGTCGGGGGCCTGGGCCGGAGCGACAGGCGCGCTCGTCCGCGCGGCGGGATGCGACGCGGCGGGAAGCGACGCGGCGGGAAGCGACGCGGCGGGAAGCGACGCGGCGGGATGCAGCGCGGGAGTGTCATGGCGGAGGATCGCCCTGTGCACCCGTTGCAGTGCCAGCCCCGGGTCGGTGCCCAGATCCTCCGCGAGCAGGCGGCGGACGTCGTCGAAGCGGCGCAGCGCCTCACCCGCACGTCCTGTCAGGTAGAGGCCACGGAGCAGTACGGCCCAGGAAGCCTCGCGGAGTGGATTGCTGTTGACGATCTCCTCGGCGACCGCGATGGACCGCGTGACCTCGCCGTCCTCCAGCAGCAGACCGGCCTGAAGTTCCCTGGCCGACCATCGAAGTTCCGAGAGCCGGTTCGTCTCGCGCTCCGCGAAGAGTTTTCCGTCCGCGTCCTCGTACGGCCTGCCGCGCCACAGAGCGAGGGCCTGCTCCACCTCCGCACGGGCCTCGGCCCACTTCTTCTCCCTCACCAGTCCGTGCGCGTTCTGGACGGCGTCCTCGAACCGCCCGGCGTCGCGCTGCTCGCGCGTGGCGTGCAGCGCGTAGCCCCCCGAGGTGTGGGTGAGCATGCCGGTGCCGGCGTCCCGGGAGTCGCCCAGCGCGGAGCGAAGCCTGCTGACGTGAGCGCGCAAGGAGGACAGGGCCGCGCTCGGCGGCCGTCCGTTCCACAGGTCTTCGCAGAGCCGCTCGACCGATACCGGCCAGCCGTCCTCGGCGAGCAGACGCAGAAGAAGTACCCGCCGTTGCGGCGGTCCGAGGTCCACCGGGCCCGCGGGGCCGGTGACTTCCAGCGCGCCCAGCACGCCGAAGGACCATGCCCGGGAAGGCCGGGGAGGCGCGGCCGTCCCCTGCTCGGACACCTGCCGGCCGAATGCCCGCTGCCAACTACCCCCCGCAGCGGTACGTTCTTGCCCCCCCGGACAGCTCGTGGTCATCTGAAGTACTCCTGTCTCACGTGGCGCCTACCGCACACGCTGCCGCAGATGACTGCCCACCTAGAAGTCCAGTCGCATGCTCACTACTGCTCAACGTCTCTCCAATTAATCGTCGACAACCGTCGCTGAGCGGCGCTTTCACCGACGAGGCCCTCGTCCGCGGGCACTCCGCCGGGACCGAGCTGCGGCTTGTGACGCACAGCGATGAACTACACACGGACTTTGATCGTTATAAGCACGGCGGGCGGTGTGACTGAACGGCTGCACCGTGTCTGCCGTCTCTCATCCAGACCAGAGTCATGCCGGCCGCAGCCATGGAGTAACGCATCCGTGAATCTCACCTCATCCCTCCGCTCCGTTGTCGTCACCGGTGTCGGTGCGACCACCCCGCTGGGCGGGAACGCCGCGTCGACCTGGGAAGCGCTGCTCGCCGGCCGTTCCGGAGCAACCGTCCTGCAGCAGGACTGGGCTGCCGAGTTGGCCGTACGTATCGCCGCGCCCGCCGCCGTTGACCCCTCCGGCGTGCTTCCCGCGCATGTGGCGCGCCGGCTGGACCGGGCGGCGCAGTTCGCGCTGATAGCGGCACGGGAGGCATGGGCGGACGCGGGTTTCACCGGCAAGGCCGGCACATCCGTCGAATTCGATGAATCCAATGAATCTGACCGATCTGACGGATCTGACGGATCTGACGGATCCGGCGTGCCGTCCGGCGGCACGGCCCCCGCCGACCCCTATCGCGTCGGCGCGGTCGTCGGCACCGGCGTCGGTGGCGTGTCGACCCTGCTCAACCAGTACGACGTGTTGCACGAACGAGGGGCGCGCAAGGTGTCCCCCCTCACGGTGCCGATGCTCATGCCGAACAGTTCCGCCGCCCATGTCGGTATGGAGGTGGACGCGCGGGCCGGCGTCCACACGCTGGTCAGCGCCTGCGCTTCCGGTTCGGAGGCCATCGGCTACGCGATCGACATGATCAGGACCGGCCGCGCCGATGTGGTGGTCGCGGGTGGAACCGAAGCGGTCATCGTTCCCCTGAACCTCGCGGCGTTCGGCAACATGATGGCGATGTCGAAACGGAACGACGATCCGCAGGGCGCCTCACGCCCGTACGACAAGGGCCGTGACGGCTTCGTTCTCGGGGAGGGCGCCGGCATCGTGGTGCTGGAGTCGGCCGAGCATGCCGCCCGCCGGGGCGCGAGGGTGTACTGCGACGCGGTCGGGCAGGGGCTGTCCGCCGACAGTTACCACATCGCCCAGCCGGAGCCGACGGGCCGCGGTGTCGCGGCGGCGCTGGAGCAGTTGCTGGCCACGACCGACATCAGGCCCGCCGAGATCGCGCACCTCAATGCGCACGCCACGTCGACTCCGCAGGGCGACATCACCGAACTCAAGGCTCTGGAGAAGGTGTTGGGCGACGACATCGGTCATGTCGCGATATCCGCCACCAAGTCGATGACCGGTCATCTCCTGGGCGGCGCGGGCGGTATCGAGACCGTCGCCACGGTGCTGGCCCTGCACCACCGGACGGCGCCCCCGACCATCAACGTCACCGACCTCGACGACGAGGTCGACCCCTCCCTGATCTCCGCCAGCCCGCGCCCTCTCCCGGAGGGCCCCGTCGTCGCCCTCAACAACTCCTTCGGCTTCGGCGGCCACAACGTGGTCCTCGGCTTCCGCGTCAACGACTGACCCGAACGGTGAGACGAGCCCGCGCTTCGGGCCTGCGGGCGATGCCCTCAGCACGGCTCGCGCGGGCTCTTCCGCCTACCCCTTCGGGCGGGCACCGACGCGGGCGAGCACGCTGTCGGCCAGTTCCTGCGGGGTCAGTTCGCCGTCCAGGAACACGGTGTCGCCGGGCAGGGTGTCGACCGCGGCCGTGCACCGCTCGATCCTGTCCTTGCACCACTGCCGGACCCGCTCGTCCTTGGCGGGATCACCGGGGGTGAAGCTCCGTCCGTCGATCCGCCTCACCAGGACCTCCGGTGAGACCTTGAGGAAGAAGTGGTGGGCGACGACGCCCGCGTCCTTCAGCGCCCCGAAGATCTCGCCGACATACCCGGGGTTGACCAGCGTCATGGGGACCAGGACGGGGCGTTGGTACTCCTGCACCAGACCCACGGCCATTTCCGCGACCTGCCGCCGCCACAATCTCAGGTCCTGGAAGTCGCCGGTCGGTACCTCGACGATCTCGCGCAACACATACCCGACCATCTCCGGGTCGTAGACCAGCGCCTCGGGCCAACGCGGACGCAGTTCATCCACCAGCGTGCTCTTCCCGCTGCCGAACGCGCCGTTCACCCAGACGATCACACGCTTCTCCCACCTCATCGTCAGCGGCCCGCGTCCTGGGCTCACACTGCCAGTTCACCGCGGTGAGGGTCTCACGTCATGACCACCGGCAGGGTTCCATTGGCGTACTGCTCGCGAAGCGACCTCTTGTCGTACGTACCGGTCGGGGTCATGTCGATGGCAGGAAGGAAAACCCAGCGTTCAGGCACTTGCCAGCGCGTGACCCGGTCGCTCAGGAAGCCCTTCAGTTCCGACGCGTCGACCGGGCCCTCCGCGAAGACCACACAGGCCATGGGCCGTTCACCCCATTTGTCGTCGGGCACTGCGATGACGCATGCCGCGAGAACGGCGGGATGCTCGGTGAGGTAGTCCTCCAACTCGACCGAAGATATCCACTCGTCTCCGCACTTGATGATGTCCTGCACGCGGTCGTTCAGGGGGACTTGGTCGTTCAGGGGGACTTGGTCCTCCGAGGGGAGACAGTCGTCCAGGGAGAGACGGTCTTCCGGGGGGAGACGGTCTTCCGGGGAGATCCGTCCGACGTCCTCCGCGTCACCGACCTGGAGTTCGCCCACCGGCCCGCCGTCCCAAGGCAGTTCGTCCCCCTGCTCGTCGATCGACTCCGCCTCACTGCCGAGGAGCGCGGACTCGGTACTGCCGAGAGGTGAGGCCCCGGTCGTACCCCCGCCCCCGGTCAGCGTGATCCCGTGCCGCTCGGCGTAGGCGGTGATCATGGACTCCGGGGCCGCCGCTCCGCCGGTCACGATTTCGTTCACGCAGGAGATGTCGATCTCCGGATGGGCTTCCAGGTACCGGAACAGACTTCCCCACACAGAGGACACGCCCACGCCCTTGGTCGGGCGGACGTCCGCCATAAACGCGGCCAGCGGTTCCGGTGCGACAAAACGGTCCGGCATGGCCAGCGAAGCACCGGTCAGAAACGCGGCGTAGGGCAGGCTCCAGGCCAGTGCGTGGAACTGGGGTACGACGGCCAGCACCAGGTCCTGGCGCGACAGGGCGAGGGCGTCCGAGAGGGAAGCCGTCATGGCGTGCAAGCAGATCGAACGGTGGCTGTGAACAGCGCCCTGGGGTTCGCCAGTGGACCCTGAGGGCCCTGACGGCCCTGAGGTGTAACACATCGCCGCCGCGGACCGTTCGTCCACGTCGGGCCATGGGTAGCTGTCCGACCCGCCGTGGAGCAACTCCTCGTAGGAGTGCGGCTGGACTCCCACCGCCTCCAGGGCCGAGAGGTCGGCTGGGCCGTTGACCACGACGTGTCGCACCGACCGGAGCCCGGACAGCAGCGGCACGAAGGCGGGCAGGAGGGAGTGGTCGACGATGACGACCTGGTCCTCGGCATGGTTGGCGATGTATGCGACCTGCTCCGGAAAGAGCTGGATATTCAGCGGGTGGATCACCGCACCCATCGCCGGCACGGCCAGATACGCCTCCACATGGCGCTGGTTGTTCCACATGAAGGTGGCCACCCTGTCCCCCGCCCCCACCCCGATGGCCCGCAGGGCGCCGGCCAGCCGGGCGGCGTTGCGGCCAGTCTCCGCGTACGTGGTGATCGAGTGTCCCTCTTCCCCCGCCGTCACGATCGTGCTGGTCGCGAAGGCACGTGATCCGTGGTCCAGAAGCCGACGGATCTGAAGCCCTGTGTCCTGCGTGGTGGTGCTGCGCACTGGTCGCCCCATTCGAATGAACCCTGGATGGGTCCCTTGTGAGCAGCAACGACGGTGACGGCAGCCTGGTTCATAGGTGATCACCCGTACGGTTCTTCGCTCTGAACGAGCGGAAAGGGCCCGCCGACAAGCCGACCCGCCCACTCGATGGGGTTGACCCCGCCAGGTGTGAGTGGTTAAGTACTCACATGAAATCGGAAGCCCGACGACAGCTCTCCACCGCCGAGGAGCGCCGCGAGACGGTGCTGCACACCGCGATCGGAGCCTTCGCGGCACGCGGCTACTTCGGCACCACCACCATCGACGTGGCGAAGGCCGCCGGCATCTCCCAGGCCTACGTCTACCGGCTCTTCCCGAACAAGGAGTCCCTGTTCGTCGCGGTCGTCGAACACTGCTTCGTCCGGGTCCGGCAGAGCCTGGAGCAGGGCGCGGCGTCCGCGACCGGCTCCTCGCCGGAGGTGGCGCTCGCCGCGATGGGTGACGCGTACGCCCGGCTGATCAGCGACAACAACCTTCTGCTCGTACAGATCCACGCCCAGGCGGCGGCGGTTTCGGAGCCCTCGGTCCGGGATGCGGTGCGGACGGGGTACGCGCGTCTGGTGGAGTACGTACGCGGAGTCTCCGGCGGGAGCGAGCAGCAGATCCAGGAGTTCTTCAGGGTGGGCATGCTCTGCAATCTGGTGTCGTCCATCGGCGCCACCGAGGTGGACGCCCCATGGACGCGCACGCTCACCGCGGGCATCCGGCACTACTGACAACGGGCACGCCACCGCCCTGCGCGCCGCACACCCCACTCTCGCGATCCGCAGGCGTCCCAACGACTGTCCCGAGAGTGAGCAATTAACCACTCATTCACCCGCGCTTCGCGATGTCCCTGCGAGGCGGATTTCTCGGCCCATTCAATGAGTGGTCGACCACACATAAGAGTCCTGATGTCCGGCATCACGAAGGAGAGCACGCCGTGAACACCAACACCACCACCAGCGACAGCAGCAGCGACACCAGCGCCGCCGCCCCCGCACTCGCCCCGATCCAGGCCGTCGACGCCGAAGCCCCCATCACCGTCCGGCTGTCGATCACCGTGCGCGCCCCGCTCGCCGACGTGTGGGCGCTGCACACCGACATCGGCGCCTGGGCCGACTGGAACCCGGACATCGACCGGGCCTCGCTCGACGGCCCGCTCGTCCCCGGCACCCGGTTCCACTGGCTCACCCACGGCCTCGACATCACCTCGACCATCTACCAGGTCGTACCCGGCAGGCGCATCGTCTGGGGCGGCCCGGCGCAGGGCATCGACGGCGTCCACGCGTGGACGTTCGAGGAGTCCGACGGGGTCGTGACGATCCGGACCGACGAGTCCTGGAGCGGCCCTCCGGTCGACGCACAGCCCGAGGAGCTCCGCTCCGGGCTCACGCAGTCGCTTGAGCAGTGGCTGCTGCACCTGAAGAGGCGGGCCGAGCACCCGTAACCCCGACCCGAACGCGCCAGTCCAACCAAGACAAACGCATCACGCCACGTCCGTGGGGGCCGTCTCCCGGCCACCCCAGAAATCACCACAGCCACATCTACGGAGGTACACCATGTCCCACGCCGGCCCGACCGCCGCGACCAGCACGCAGCCGTCCACCTTGAGTGTCGTCCTCAACAACCGTCTGTCGTACCTGAGTTTCGGCTTCGCCTGGCTGATCGGGCACGGTGTGAACGCCATGACCCATGGCGACGACCCTGTCCTCGATCTGCCGTCCGCCGTGCCGGCGGCGCTGCTGGTCGTCGGCCTGGTCGCGGCCGTGGCCGTCACCAGTGTCGTCACCGCCAGGGCGCTGCGCGGGGTCCAAGGCCCCCAGGCGCTGGTCGGGAACCTGCTGGCTGCCTCCTGGCCGATCGGCTTCGGCGCGCTGTTCCTGGTCATCACCGCGCTGAGCGAGGCACTGGACGAGCAGGAGGTGCACACGCTCATGTGGCCGACCGCGTCCGGGCTCGTCGTGGGTCTCCTCTACCTCGCCGGCGGCGCCGCGTACCACGACCGTCTGCAGTACACGCTCGGCAGCTGGCTCGCCCTGACCTCGTCCGCCGCGCTCTTCCTCGACGGGGCGAACCTGTACTGGGCGCTCGCGCTTGC from Streptomyces sp. NBC_00878 harbors:
- a CDS encoding AMP-binding protein, whose product is MRSTTTQDTGLQIRRLLDHGSRAFATSTIVTAGEEGHSITTYAETGRNAARLAGALRAIGVGAGDRVATFMWNNQRHVEAYLAVPAMGAVIHPLNIQLFPEQVAYIANHAEDQVVIVDHSLLPAFVPLLSGLRSVRHVVVNGPADLSALEAVGVQPHSYEELLHGGSDSYPWPDVDERSAAAMCYTSGPSGPSGSTGEPQGAVHSHRSICLHAMTASLSDALALSRQDLVLAVVPQFHALAWSLPYAAFLTGASLAMPDRFVAPEPLAAFMADVRPTKGVGVSSVWGSLFRYLEAHPEIDISCVNEIVTGGAAAPESMITAYAERHGITLTGGGGTTGASPLGSTESALLGSEAESIDEQGDELPWDGGPVGELQVGDAEDVGRISPEDRLPPEDRLSLDDCLPSEDQVPLNDQVPLNDRVQDIIKCGDEWISSVELEDYLTEHPAVLAACVIAVPDDKWGERPMACVVFAEGPVDASELKGFLSDRVTRWQVPERWVFLPAIDMTPTGTYDKRSLREQYANGTLPVVMT
- a CDS encoding AAA family ATPase, whose protein sequence is MIVWVNGAFGSGKSTLVDELRPRWPEALVYDPEMVGYVLREIVEVPTGDFQDLRLWRRQVAEMAVGLVQEYQRPVLVPMTLVNPGYVGEIFGALKDAGVVAHHFFLKVSPEVLVRRIDGRSFTPGDPAKDERVRQWCKDRIERCTAAVDTLPGDTVFLDGELTPQELADSVLARVGARPKG
- a CDS encoding SRPBCC family protein, whose translation is MNTNTTTSDSSSDTSAAAPALAPIQAVDAEAPITVRLSITVRAPLADVWALHTDIGAWADWNPDIDRASLDGPLVPGTRFHWLTHGLDITSTIYQVVPGRRIVWGGPAQGIDGVHAWTFEESDGVVTIRTDESWSGPPVDAQPEELRSGLTQSLEQWLLHLKRRAEHP
- a CDS encoding ABC transporter permease, with protein sequence MSHAGPTAATSTQPSTLSVVLNNRLSYLSFGFAWLIGHGVNAMTHGDDPVLDLPSAVPAALLVVGLVAAVAVTSVVTARALRGVQGPQALVGNLLAASWPIGFGALFLVITALSEALDEQEVHTLMWPTASGLVVGLLYLAGGAAYHDRLQYTLGSWLALTSSAALFLDGANLYWALALAGGGSYFVAAALEPRRRADALLAGSRRTGTA
- a CDS encoding TetR/AcrR family transcriptional regulator — encoded protein: MKSEARRQLSTAEERRETVLHTAIGAFAARGYFGTTTIDVAKAAGISQAYVYRLFPNKESLFVAVVEHCFVRVRQSLEQGAASATGSSPEVALAAMGDAYARLISDNNLLLVQIHAQAAAVSEPSVRDAVRTGYARLVEYVRGVSGGSEQQIQEFFRVGMLCNLVSSIGATEVDAPWTRTLTAGIRHY